ATCAAGCGGTCTACGAATTGCTTAATACAATTCCAAGCTTTAACAATGACGCACTGCTTTTAGCCGGTCGAAAAAATACCTCATTGTTATCTCAGTTATTGGCTTCGTTTGGTTTATCAGAAGAAGAAGTCTTAATGGAAAGTCGTGGGTTTCGCAGCTTACTTCATGGCTATGTCAGTTTGAGTCAGTTGGGTTATTTTCAAAATGTGATGCTCGATTCTGATGAAAGTTTTGTCGCAGTATTGACGCAATTTGTTCAGACTATTGCAAGGAAGGCCAAAGAATAAACAGGTTAGGAGCGATTTATAGACTTTTATCAGCTATTTACGAAGATTGCAGGCACATATCACACTTAAACTAATTGACTTATTTCTTTTTAAAATCGGAGTAGGAAAGAGTATTTCTTCTTATGCCGATTTTTTTCATACCCTTTTTCTGTTTAAGTCTGTTACAATAGATAAGTAAAAACTGTATTAGTTTTATGTTGTAACGTAAGGGGGCAAAGAGATGGAAATCACTTACCATGGTCATTCCGTAATCGCTATCAAATTAGAAGATGGTACGGATTTATTATTTGATCCATTTATTACGGGTAATCCTAAAACAGATTTAGTAGCAGCCGAGGTAAAAACAGACTATATTTTGGTAACTCATGGACATAGTGACCACGTGGGCGATATGGTTGCAATCGCTAAAAACTGCAATGCTACCATCATTGGCATGGTGGAATTATGTAATTTTGCTGAAAAAAATGGGGTAAAAAATACTCATGGTATGAATATCGGTGGTAAATTTGACTTTCCATTTGGGCGAGTGAAGATGGTTCACGCCCAACATAGCTCAGGTTATGAAGTTGAGCGTCAAATGGTTTATTTGGGTGAAGCGGCTGGCTTTATTCTACAAGCTGAAGGTAAAACGATTTATCATGCTGGGGATACGTCAAATTTTGGCGACATGGCTCTTTTTGGCGAGGCGTTTTCTATCGATGTAGCCTTTTTACCAATTGGTGATAATTTTACCATGGGACCAACAGAGGCAGCTTCTGCGGCTAAGCGATTACAGGCAAAACAAGTGGTACCCATCCATTACAATACTTTTCCGCTAATTGAGCAAGATCCCAACGCTTTTATAGCCCTTTTACCAACTGGTGTTGGAAAAGTAATGGCAGTTGGCGAGCGTCTCACGTTATAAAAACAACAAAGATATTGATAAACAAGCGCTGTATAAAAAAAGTGTATACCATAACTAGGAGTGGAACAATGGCGACAAAACATGATTTAATTTTAGCTCATATTGAAAGTTTACCTGTGGGGGATCGAATTTCCGTACGGGGTATTGCCAAAGCGCTAAATGTTAGTGAAGGGACAGCTTATCGCGCGATAAAGGATGCCGAAAATATTGGTTTGGTTTCGACGATTCAACGAGTGGGGACCATTCGGATTGAACGAAAATTAAAGAAAAATATTGAGCGGCTAACTTTTGGTGAAGTGGTCCAAATTATTGAAGGCGACGTTTTAGGTGGTAAAGCCGGATTAGATAAGGTTTTACATAAATTTGTGATTGGTGCTATGAAAGAAGATGCTATGGCCCGGTACATTACACCAGGCTCTTTAATGATTGTTGGTAATCGCGAAGGTGTTCATCGTTTGGCGTTAAAAGAAGGTGCCGCCGTTTTAATTACAGGTGGTTTTGATACTACAAGTGAGATTTGTCGACTAGCCGATGAAGTCCAAATGCCCATTTTACGTACAACTTATGACACGTTTACAGTAGCGGCAATGATTAACCGAGCGTTAAGTGATCAGTTGATTAAAAAAGACATCATGCTTGTAAGTGATATTTTTACGCCATTAGAAAAAACCTCTTACTTGGATGTTTCAGCAACAGTCAAAGACTACAAACGATTGGCTGAAAGTACAACACATTCTCGTTTTCCAGTTGTTAATAAAAATATGCGCCTGGTGGGAATTGTCACGCCCAAAGATATTTTGGAAAAGCAAGATAATCAAGCAATTGAACGCGTAATGACAAAAGAAATTAGCTACGTCAAACGTGAAATGAGTGTGGCTTCAGTCAGTCATCAAATGATTTGGGACGGGTTAGAGGTTATGCCAGTGGTCTCTGATGATTTGAGCTTGGTTGGCTTAGTTTCTCGTCAAGACGTGATGAAGGCGATGCAATTGGTGCAACGTCAACCACAAATTGCCGATACGATTTCCGATCAAATCACAGGTGATATTCAATTAATAGACCAAGATAATGAAGGCAATAAATTGGATAAACCTTACTATACATTTACAGTTACGCCTCAAATGGTTAATGAAGTCGGGACGATTTCTTTTGGTGTTTTAAATGAAATCGTCGCTAATACCGCTAAGCGTGCTTTGCTGCAACAACAGCGGCGCAATACGTGGATTGAACAAGTGAATATGCATTATTTGCGTTTGATACAATTAGAGAGTAAAATAGCCATTCATACTCGCATGTTGGAGTTGGGACGACGAAGTGCGAAGTTGGAAATCGAAGTTTATTTAGAAAATACGTTGGCAGCTTTGGCAATCGTTACTTGCCAAGTTTTAGAGCGGCCATAAGTTAAGGTGAGAAGATGAACATTAGACACGAAATTTTAAAAGCAATTGAAGAATATGATCGTATTATTATCCATCGGCATATGCGTCCAGACCCAGATGCTCTAGGTTCGCAAGTGGGTCTAGCAGAAGTATTACGGGCCAGTTTTCCAACAAAAGAAATTTATCAAGTAGGAGGGCCTGTTGAAGGCTTACATTACTTGGCCGAAATGGATGAAGTGGCAGATGAGCTTTATAAAGGGGCACTTGTGATTGTAACGGATACGGCTAATTCGCCCCGCGTGAGTGATCAGCGATATAAAAATGGTGCCAAATTAATTAAAATTGATCATCATCCCAATGATGAGCCTTATGGAGATTTGGTCTGGGTCAATACCAAGGCTAGCAGTTGTAGTGAAATGATTGCTGATTTCGCTTTTTCATTTCCAGATCTGCTAAAAGTTAGTGTGGCAGCAGCTCGCTTATTATATGCAGGAATTGTTGGCGATACGGGGCGTTTTTTATATCCAGCAACTACTTCTTATACATTAGAAATTGCCGGCAAACTTTTAGACTTTGGCTTTGATGCGGCTAAGTTAAATCGTGAACTGCAACAAATTTCCATGAAGGTAGCGAAGCTTTCGGGTTATGTCTATGAAAATATTGAAGTGGATGAAAATGGCGCAGGACGGGTCATTTTACCTCAAGAATTATTGGATAAATTTAATGTAGTTGATTCAGAAACTTCCCATGTTGTCTCAT
The genomic region above belongs to Enterococcus saigonensis and contains:
- a CDS encoding DHH family phosphoesterase, whose amino-acid sequence is MNIRHEILKAIEEYDRIIIHRHMRPDPDALGSQVGLAEVLRASFPTKEIYQVGGPVEGLHYLAEMDEVADELYKGALVIVTDTANSPRVSDQRYKNGAKLIKIDHHPNDEPYGDLVWVNTKASSCSEMIADFAFSFPDLLKVSVAAARLLYAGIVGDTGRFLYPATTSYTLEIAGKLLDFGFDAAKLNRELQQISMKVAKLSGYVYENIEVDENGAGRVILPQELLDKFNVVDSETSHVVSLPGTIDVTLAWGIFVQQPEGYYRVRLRSKGPVINEIAKRHHGGGHPLASGANAKDLKEVAEIYQEIQAACRKYLAQ
- a CDS encoding metal-dependent hydrolase, giving the protein MEITYHGHSVIAIKLEDGTDLLFDPFITGNPKTDLVAAEVKTDYILVTHGHSDHVGDMVAIAKNCNATIIGMVELCNFAEKNGVKNTHGMNIGGKFDFPFGRVKMVHAQHSSGYEVERQMVYLGEAAGFILQAEGKTIYHAGDTSNFGDMALFGEAFSIDVAFLPIGDNFTMGPTEAASAAKRLQAKQVVPIHYNTFPLIEQDPNAFIALLPTGVGKVMAVGERLTL
- a CDS encoding TetR/AcrR family transcriptional regulator — its product is MKRRDLTPEKIIITYIALAEKMGLAQVSFPRLAEALAIKPPSLYNHFKNLTDLKVHTAIFLHERLHEYLTSQLIGKTKEAALLAYGEAYRRFALKYQAVYELLNTIPSFNNDALLLAGRKNTSLLSQLLASFGLSEEEVLMESRGFRSLLHGYVSLSQLGYFQNVMLDSDESFVAVLTQFVQTIARKAKE
- a CDS encoding DRTGG domain-containing protein, whose amino-acid sequence is MATKHDLILAHIESLPVGDRISVRGIAKALNVSEGTAYRAIKDAENIGLVSTIQRVGTIRIERKLKKNIERLTFGEVVQIIEGDVLGGKAGLDKVLHKFVIGAMKEDAMARYITPGSLMIVGNREGVHRLALKEGAAVLITGGFDTTSEICRLADEVQMPILRTTYDTFTVAAMINRALSDQLIKKDIMLVSDIFTPLEKTSYLDVSATVKDYKRLAESTTHSRFPVVNKNMRLVGIVTPKDILEKQDNQAIERVMTKEISYVKREMSVASVSHQMIWDGLEVMPVVSDDLSLVGLVSRQDVMKAMQLVQRQPQIADTISDQITGDIQLIDQDNEGNKLDKPYYTFTVTPQMVNEVGTISFGVLNEIVANTAKRALLQQQRRNTWIEQVNMHYLRLIQLESKIAIHTRMLELGRRSAKLEIEVYLENTLAALAIVTCQVLERP